A DNA window from Maribellus comscasis contains the following coding sequences:
- a CDS encoding GH39 family glycosyl hydrolase: MNVILYVMLFLFLGCQKSDIGESTQNEPDVNDIKIDISKTIKKVTAKPAGVVACWLMDSDIERSPEISFADAMKDMGVKFIRFPYGHLADNYLWDADGDWGNKLTPKVASFSQAPGEWDWAVDQSSGEFIKDMDFDEYISICREVGAEPMVVINIFSFTYENGPSYEYLKETAVEWVRYANITKEYSVKRWAIGNEVDHHSDLISLEEYKTIYADFAQAMKEVDPSIMVGPGLLGNWHAEVLNYAPELIDFICVHNYLYKYEWRNQDYEGWKNSTDILVNNVEKCQNAVNNSAVPEIEIHVTELNSRPWKDKSDNDDIFRALAYGEMVLNACCFEDVKATYVWNTHGPWNGPDENQPYNILDMDNNREPRGDITKLINENVLDYFIDFPHKNDFIRSYATVSEDLEVLKILVINKNNKSETVDIEILGFEPDFIDSFVEYSGTNPYDESPVFSTSKDIDIEQNKVKLDLKAISFSVITLKRKN, translated from the coding sequence ATGAATGTTATTTTATACGTAATGCTTTTTCTGTTTCTGGGGTGTCAGAAATCAGATATAGGAGAAAGTACTCAAAATGAACCGGATGTAAATGATATCAAAATTGATATTTCAAAAACGATTAAAAAAGTCACGGCAAAGCCGGCTGGTGTTGTTGCTTGTTGGCTAATGGATTCTGATATAGAACGTTCCCCTGAAATTTCATTTGCGGATGCAATGAAAGACATGGGGGTAAAATTTATTCGGTTTCCATACGGACACCTGGCAGATAACTACCTCTGGGATGCAGACGGAGACTGGGGCAATAAGCTTACACCCAAAGTGGCCAGTTTTTCACAGGCCCCCGGTGAATGGGACTGGGCGGTAGATCAATCTTCCGGCGAGTTTATTAAAGACATGGATTTTGATGAATATATTTCCATTTGTCGCGAAGTTGGCGCCGAACCTATGGTCGTAATTAATATTTTTTCTTTTACATACGAAAACGGCCCTTCCTACGAATATCTTAAAGAAACGGCTGTTGAGTGGGTTCGATATGCCAATATAACAAAAGAGTATAGTGTAAAACGATGGGCCATTGGAAACGAAGTGGATCATCATTCTGATTTGATTTCACTTGAAGAATATAAAACCATTTATGCCGATTTTGCTCAGGCGATGAAAGAGGTGGATCCATCTATTATGGTTGGTCCCGGATTACTTGGAAACTGGCATGCCGAGGTGTTAAATTATGCCCCTGAACTTATCGATTTTATTTGTGTGCATAATTATTTATACAAATACGAATGGCGAAATCAGGATTACGAGGGCTGGAAAAACAGTACTGACATTTTGGTGAATAACGTTGAAAAATGCCAGAATGCCGTAAATAACTCTGCTGTTCCGGAGATCGAGATACATGTAACGGAATTAAATTCGCGTCCCTGGAAAGATAAATCAGATAATGATGATATTTTCAGAGCGCTTGCATACGGTGAAATGGTATTAAATGCGTGTTGTTTCGAAGATGTAAAAGCGACCTATGTTTGGAACACACACGGACCCTGGAACGGACCAGATGAAAATCAGCCATATAATATTCTTGATATGGACAATAATCGGGAACCCCGGGGAGATATAACCAAATTAATCAATGAAAACGTGTTGGATTATTTTATTGATTTTCCTCACAAAAACGATTTTATAAGATCATACGCAACTGTTAGCGAAGATCTGGAGGTCCTCAAAATCCTTGTAATCAATAAAAACAACAAATCAGAAACAGTTGATATCGAAATCCTCGGGTTTGAGCCGGATTTTATTGATTCATTTGTAGAATATTCAGGAACAAATCCATATGACGAGAGTCCTGTTTTTTCAACTTCCAAAGATATTGACATAGAGCAAAACAAGGTTAAATTGGATTTAAAAGCTATATCATTTTCAGTTATAACTTTAAAAAGGAAAAACTAA
- a CDS encoding sulfatase family protein: MKNILPFLACFLFLLNSYSKTGAAEKPNILFLLSDDHSVPYLGCYGNQDMETPSLDKLASEGMLFNHAYTTAPQCVPSRSSLLSGRNVLDVQMLRFSAPLDKNIITFPELLREAGYYTGVCGRSYHLDGSGKKPRETIDVFKEFGMETFRKRMDYVNQGIGDKVLVQIKEFLDEVPKGKPFFMWANYSDPHRPFTAPEFEPDPEKITLPEGMPDTKEVRKDLAAHIGEINRLDLRIGQVLDELKQRGLYNNTLIIFMGDNGAALLRGKGTLYDCGLHVPLIARYPELIEPGTKSDILISGSDLGPTILDVAGIKPDKQMTGKSFKHAMQGDETENHEYLFAVRGAHGSGLPGNSSAFDLSRTVFNKEYKLIYNPLFHLSYHPVDFAGSEMWKEMIQLHEQGKLEEKFSHTTIFSPERPMFEFFDIKNDPDEFVNLSGKEEHKKREHEFKTQLHRWMIIYRDVVPLPIPPN; encoded by the coding sequence ATGAAAAATATCCTGCCATTTTTAGCGTGCTTTCTGTTTCTTTTAAACAGTTATTCAAAAACGGGAGCGGCAGAAAAGCCAAATATTTTGTTTCTATTATCTGACGATCATAGTGTACCTTATCTGGGGTGCTACGGAAATCAGGATATGGAAACGCCGAGTCTTGATAAACTCGCTTCAGAAGGTATGTTGTTTAATCATGCGTATACAACTGCACCACAGTGTGTTCCTTCCCGTTCTTCTCTATTGAGCGGGCGAAATGTACTGGATGTGCAAATGTTGCGGTTCTCCGCGCCACTCGACAAAAACATCATTACTTTTCCAGAATTATTGCGCGAAGCAGGATACTATACCGGCGTTTGCGGAAGAAGTTATCATCTTGATGGTTCAGGTAAAAAACCCCGGGAAACCATTGATGTTTTTAAAGAATTCGGAATGGAAACTTTCAGAAAACGAATGGATTATGTGAACCAGGGCATTGGCGATAAAGTTCTGGTTCAGATTAAAGAATTTCTGGATGAGGTTCCAAAAGGCAAGCCGTTTTTTATGTGGGCCAACTACAGCGATCCCCACCGACCTTTTACTGCCCCGGAATTCGAACCGGATCCTGAAAAAATAACGCTTCCTGAAGGCATGCCGGACACAAAAGAAGTAAGAAAAGATTTGGCTGCACACATTGGCGAAATAAATCGACTGGATCTCAGAATAGGTCAAGTTTTAGATGAATTGAAACAACGGGGCTTGTATAATAATACACTCATTATTTTTATGGGAGATAATGGCGCGGCTTTATTGCGGGGAAAAGGAACTTTGTACGATTGTGGTTTGCATGTCCCCTTAATTGCCAGATACCCTGAATTGATAGAGCCCGGAACAAAGTCAGACATTCTGATTTCAGGCAGCGATTTGGGTCCGACTATTCTCGATGTTGCCGGTATAAAACCCGATAAACAAATGACAGGGAAAAGTTTTAAACATGCCATGCAGGGCGATGAAACCGAAAATCACGAATATTTGTTTGCTGTTCGCGGAGCACACGGTTCAGGTTTACCGGGCAATTCATCAGCATTTGATTTGTCGCGGACAGTTTTCAATAAAGAATACAAGTTGATCTACAATCCGCTTTTTCATTTGTCTTACCATCCGGTTGATTTTGCAGGTAGCGAGATGTGGAAAGAGATGATTCAACTGCACGAACAAGGGAAACTCGAAGAAAAATTTTCACATACCACTATATTTTCTCCGGAAAGGCCAATGTTCGAATTTTTTGACATAAAAAATGACCCCGATGAGTTTGTAAATCTTTCCGGGAAAGAGGAACATAAAAAACGGGAACATGAATTTAAAACGCAACTTCATCGCTGGATGATTATTTATCGCGATGTGGTTCCTTTGCCTATTCCTCCTAATTAA
- a CDS encoding sulfatase-like hydrolase/transferase, whose amino-acid sequence MKPFFLFYAALFLVLTSCQNQENKFDKTKPNILFLLADDLGYGELGCYGQEIIKTPSLDSLAGRGMQFTDFYAGNCVCSPSRAVLMTGISSTFNTIRGNSGSFSGDRWMRVTLKKSEMTLGEMMKTAGYQTAFIGKWHLDDPNDVSTWAYNRGFDFAVQEQWSSRFGGINYDEELHWINGKQDSVYYNWEDWECKDEFRTELAFDYLDKIDQKKPFFLFMSYRAPHGHERQIGNKDIYADRGWPANERLHAAKITLLDKQIGRLLEKLEEMGEMENTLVFFTSDNGPHHEGHNHEFFNSNRELHGFKRDLYEGGIRVPMMAVWKGKIIPGTTTNHISGFQDILPTLAEIAGIEVPAQTNGISILPVLEGKEQAKHKSLNWEFQLDGWGRIMPDGGFRQSARIDNWKGVRYGLSHEIELYNLATDISETNNVAKDNPEMVQRMKELFEKNRSETPGFPYGGAVQNYKAKDKNTLK is encoded by the coding sequence ATGAAGCCTTTTTTTCTTTTTTATGCCGCGTTATTTTTGGTCTTGACAAGCTGTCAAAATCAGGAGAATAAATTTGATAAAACAAAACCCAATATCCTTTTTCTTCTTGCCGACGATCTTGGTTACGGGGAATTGGGTTGTTATGGCCAGGAAATCATCAAAACGCCGTCACTCGACAGCCTGGCAGGTCGGGGAATGCAGTTTACCGATTTTTATGCCGGAAACTGTGTCTGTTCTCCTTCAAGAGCAGTGCTAATGACCGGCATTTCATCTACTTTTAATACCATTCGTGGAAATAGCGGCAGCTTTTCCGGAGACCGCTGGATGAGAGTAACTTTGAAAAAAAGTGAAATGACTTTGGGTGAAATGATGAAAACCGCAGGGTACCAAACTGCTTTTATTGGGAAATGGCATTTGGATGATCCCAATGATGTTTCAACCTGGGCATATAACCGAGGTTTCGATTTTGCTGTGCAGGAACAATGGAGTTCGCGTTTTGGCGGTATTAATTATGATGAAGAACTTCACTGGATAAATGGGAAACAGGACTCGGTTTATTATAATTGGGAGGATTGGGAATGTAAAGATGAATTCAGAACGGAACTTGCATTTGACTATCTGGATAAAATTGATCAGAAAAAACCTTTTTTTCTGTTTATGTCATACAGGGCGCCGCACGGGCATGAGCGACAAATTGGAAATAAAGATATCTACGCGGACAGAGGCTGGCCTGCAAATGAAAGGTTGCACGCCGCCAAAATTACTTTACTTGACAAACAAATTGGGAGATTGCTGGAAAAGTTGGAGGAGATGGGAGAAATGGAAAATACACTTGTTTTTTTTACCAGCGATAACGGCCCCCACCACGAAGGGCACAACCACGAGTTTTTTAACAGTAACAGAGAGTTGCATGGATTTAAACGCGATTTGTATGAAGGTGGAATAAGGGTGCCGATGATGGCTGTTTGGAAAGGAAAAATTATTCCTGGAACGACGACAAATCATATCAGCGGTTTTCAGGATATTCTCCCAACACTTGCTGAAATTGCCGGTATCGAGGTTCCCGCTCAAACCAACGGGATTTCAATTTTGCCGGTTTTAGAAGGAAAAGAACAAGCCAAACACAAGAGTTTAAACTGGGAGTTTCAGTTGGATGGCTGGGGGAGAATTATGCCTGATGGAGGATTTCGCCAGTCTGCCCGAATTGACAACTGGAAAGGCGTCCGCTACGGATTGTCCCATGAAATAGAGCTATACAATCTTGCTACCGATATTTCAGAAACAAACAATGTTGCCAAAGATAACCCTGAAATGGTTCAGAGAATGAAAGAGTTGTTTGAGAAAAACCGTTCAGAGACTCCCGGCTTCCCATATGGTGGAGCGGTTCAAAATTACAAAGCAAAAGACAAGAATACTTTGAAATAA
- the galB gene encoding beta-galactosidase GalB, with product MKSSIFLCFFVFLFLGGNAQVRQLVTLDSNWKFINKEVAGAEKPETNTANWETVSVPHDWAIKGPFDKEIDAQKVRVTQDMEKEARMRTGRTGALPHIGIGWYRKTFELPGLKAGKKVLLVFDGAMSDAHVWLNGKEVGNHPYGYAYFYFDISDYLKDGENILAVRLENPSNSSRWYPGAGIYRKVQIIVKDETSFKQWGTFITTPFVSEEVAKVNIKSDVNGEDVRLVTDIVDADGNVVASKTSDEKFGKTIEQNIAVPHPEIWDTESPYLYTAHSKLFEGNELKDELVTRFGIRSVVYERGKGLILNGEVTKFKGVCLHHDLGPLGAAVNKAALKRQLTILKDMGCNAIRSSHNMPSHEQLELCDEMGFLFMAESFDEWAKAKVKNGYNRWFNDWAEKDVVNLVRATRNHPSIVMWSSGNEVPDQWGDEGVKRAKWLQDIFHREDPTRPVTVGMDQVANTMKNGFGAIIDVPGLNYRLPLYGEAYQRFPQGFILGSETASTVSSRGVYKFPVEEYKQKTYGDFQSSSYDLEACNWSNIPDDDFVWQDDYDWVIGEFVWTGFDYLGEPTPYNEAWPSRSSYFGICDLAGLPKDRYYLYRSRWNTKEETLHILPHWNWDGREGETTPVFVYTSYNTAELFVNGVSQGKRTKNREERLDRYRLRWMDVKYEPGTLKVVAFDDNGNPVAEQEIHTAGKPHHLELSADREVISADGKDLSYVTVSVVDKDGNLCPNADNQLNFEVSGAGEFKAVCNGDATSLEMFHIPTMKAFSGKLVVTVQSTKEAGEIELQVKGKGLKSNTIKIRSNT from the coding sequence ATGAAGTCATCAATATTTCTTTGCTTTTTTGTTTTTCTCTTTTTGGGGGGCAATGCACAGGTTCGTCAGCTCGTTACGTTGGATTCAAACTGGAAATTTATAAATAAGGAAGTTGCCGGAGCTGAAAAACCGGAAACAAACACAGCCAACTGGGAAACGGTTTCCGTACCGCACGACTGGGCTATTAAAGGGCCATTCGATAAAGAAATCGATGCACAAAAAGTACGTGTTACGCAAGACATGGAAAAAGAAGCCCGGATGAGAACAGGCAGAACAGGAGCATTACCTCATATTGGTATTGGTTGGTACCGGAAAACATTTGAACTTCCCGGACTTAAGGCAGGGAAAAAAGTGTTGCTGGTTTTTGATGGAGCCATGAGCGATGCACACGTTTGGCTAAATGGTAAAGAAGTTGGAAATCACCCTTATGGTTACGCTTATTTTTATTTTGATATTTCTGATTATTTAAAAGATGGCGAAAACATTCTGGCGGTGAGGTTAGAAAATCCATCAAATTCGTCGCGCTGGTATCCGGGTGCCGGAATTTACCGAAAAGTGCAGATAATCGTAAAAGATGAAACAAGTTTTAAACAGTGGGGAACATTTATTACCACACCATTTGTTTCAGAAGAGGTGGCAAAAGTGAATATCAAATCAGATGTGAATGGTGAAGATGTAAGATTGGTTACTGATATTGTAGACGCAGATGGAAATGTGGTGGCAAGCAAAACTTCAGATGAAAAATTTGGTAAAACCATAGAACAAAATATTGCTGTTCCCCATCCGGAAATATGGGATACAGAATCGCCGTATTTATATACTGCACATTCAAAACTATTCGAGGGAAATGAACTAAAAGATGAGTTAGTTACCCGTTTTGGAATCAGAAGTGTAGTTTACGAACGCGGGAAAGGATTGATATTGAATGGTGAAGTAACAAAGTTTAAAGGCGTTTGCCTGCACCACGATTTGGGGCCACTGGGAGCAGCAGTAAATAAAGCAGCGTTAAAGCGGCAACTTACCATTTTGAAAGATATGGGATGCAATGCCATTCGTTCTTCGCATAACATGCCCTCGCACGAGCAATTGGAATTATGCGACGAAATGGGATTTTTATTTATGGCCGAAAGTTTTGACGAGTGGGCAAAAGCAAAGGTGAAAAACGGATACAACAGGTGGTTTAACGATTGGGCAGAAAAAGATGTTGTTAACCTGGTTCGCGCAACCCGGAATCATCCAAGTATTGTAATGTGGAGTTCAGGCAACGAAGTTCCCGACCAATGGGGAGACGAAGGAGTAAAAAGAGCAAAATGGTTACAGGATATCTTTCATCGTGAAGACCCCACCCGCCCGGTTACGGTTGGTATGGACCAGGTGGCTAATACAATGAAGAATGGCTTCGGAGCAATTATCGATGTTCCCGGCCTAAATTACAGGTTGCCTTTGTACGGCGAAGCTTATCAACGGTTCCCGCAAGGATTTATCCTGGGCTCGGAAACAGCTTCAACCGTTAGTTCGCGTGGTGTTTATAAATTTCCGGTGGAAGAGTATAAACAAAAAACTTACGGTGATTTTCAAAGTTCTTCCTACGATTTGGAAGCGTGTAACTGGTCAAATATCCCTGACGACGACTTTGTTTGGCAGGATGATTATGACTGGGTAATTGGCGAGTTTGTCTGGACAGGTTTTGATTACCTGGGAGAACCAACACCGTATAATGAAGCCTGGCCTTCGAGGAGTTCCTATTTTGGAATTTGCGATTTAGCCGGTTTACCAAAAGACAGGTATTATTTGTACCGCAGTCGCTGGAATACCAAAGAGGAGACCTTACATATTTTACCACATTGGAATTGGGATGGTCGTGAAGGAGAAACCACGCCTGTTTTTGTTTACACCAGCTATAATACAGCCGAACTTTTTGTAAATGGCGTGAGCCAGGGGAAAAGAACAAAAAACAGGGAAGAAAGACTCGATCGTTACCGTTTGCGCTGGATGGATGTAAAATACGAACCCGGAACTCTTAAAGTAGTTGCTTTTGATGACAATGGCAACCCGGTTGCAGAGCAAGAAATTCATACCGCAGGAAAACCACATCACCTTGAATTATCGGCCGACAGGGAAGTAATTTCAGCCGATGGAAAAGATTTAAGCTATGTAACGGTTTCTGTGGTTGACAAAGATGGAAATCTCTGTCCGAATGCTGACAATCAGTTAAATTTTGAAGTATCGGGTGCAGGTGAATTTAAGGCAGTTTGTAACGGAGATGCTACGTCGCTGGAAATGTTTCATATCCCAACTATGAAAGCTTTTAGCGGAAAATTGGTTGTAACTGTTCAGTCAACTAAAGAAGCCGGTGAAATTGAGTTACAGGTCAAGGGGAAAGGATTAAAATCAAACACAATAAAAATTAGAAGCAATACGTAA
- a CDS encoding arylsulfatase, with product MKNLFILFLLNLLLFSCQNRPQENKENTKPNIIYILADDLGYGDLSCQGQTHFQTPNIDKIASEGITFTQHYAGSTVCSPSRSVLLTGQHTGHTPIRGNKRDEFGNWPMASEALTVAEILKENGYATGAFGKWGLGYPGSEGDPNKQGFDEFYGYNDQTLAHNYYPYFLNHNQDTVWLEDNAGAGRGTYAPIPIHEQALKFMEENKNKPFFMYYPSVIPHAELFAPEAYIKKYRGKFLPEKEYKGADEGAPRFKTGGYGSQPESHAAFAAMINLLDDQVGEILAKLKELGIDDNTIVIFTSDNGPHLEGGADPDYFDSNGPFQGYKRDLYEGGIRMPMLVRWPGKIKAGSKTNHISAFWDFLPTATDLIGAETPENIDGISYLPTLLGNENQKEHDYMYWEFHERNGRLAVRQGDWKLIRYDVFSPEKTTTELYNLANDPGEENNVAEGHPEITNNLLKLMESARTESEVFTFNK from the coding sequence ATGAAGAATTTATTCATTTTATTTTTATTGAATTTACTGCTGTTCTCTTGTCAGAATCGACCACAGGAGAATAAGGAGAATACAAAACCCAACATCATATATATTTTAGCGGATGATTTGGGCTATGGTGATTTAAGTTGTCAGGGGCAAACCCATTTTCAAACGCCAAATATCGATAAAATTGCAAGTGAGGGAATAACTTTTACGCAGCATTATGCAGGTTCAACGGTTTGTTCTCCATCGCGTTCTGTATTATTAACGGGGCAGCATACCGGGCATACACCGATTCGCGGAAACAAACGTGATGAATTTGGCAACTGGCCGATGGCATCGGAAGCATTAACAGTAGCTGAAATACTAAAAGAAAACGGATATGCTACCGGGGCTTTTGGAAAGTGGGGGCTTGGTTATCCCGGCTCGGAAGGCGATCCAAATAAACAGGGATTTGATGAATTCTATGGTTACAACGATCAAACCCTGGCACACAATTACTATCCTTATTTTCTAAATCACAACCAGGATACGGTTTGGCTGGAAGATAACGCAGGTGCGGGCCGTGGAACCTACGCCCCAATCCCCATTCACGAACAGGCTTTAAAATTTATGGAGGAAAATAAAAACAAGCCGTTTTTTATGTATTATCCATCGGTAATTCCTCATGCCGAGTTGTTTGCACCTGAAGCGTACATCAAAAAATACCGCGGTAAATTTCTCCCTGAAAAAGAATACAAAGGAGCAGACGAAGGAGCTCCCCGTTTTAAAACCGGTGGTTATGGATCGCAACCTGAATCACACGCAGCGTTTGCCGCAATGATTAATCTGTTGGATGATCAGGTGGGAGAAATTTTGGCAAAGCTAAAGGAACTCGGGATTGATGATAATACCATTGTTATTTTTACTTCTGACAACGGGCCTCATCTTGAAGGCGGAGCTGATCCTGATTATTTCGACAGCAACGGACCCTTCCAGGGGTATAAACGCGATTTGTATGAAGGAGGAATCCGTATGCCCATGCTGGTACGTTGGCCCGGAAAAATTAAGGCCGGAAGTAAAACCAATCATATTTCGGCTTTTTGGGATTTTCTACCTACGGCAACCGATTTGATTGGAGCAGAAACACCGGAAAATATCGACGGGATTTCTTATTTGCCAACGCTGCTGGGGAACGAAAATCAAAAGGAACATGATTATATGTACTGGGAATTTCATGAAAGAAACGGTCGGCTGGCTGTGCGTCAAGGCGATTGGAAACTAATTCGTTATGACGTGTTTTCACCTGAAAAAACAACAACCGAACTTTATAATCTGGCAAATGATCCGGGAGAAGAAAACAATGTAGCTGAAGGACATCCCGAAATTACCAACAACTTATTAAAATTAATGGAGTCAGCCAGAACGGAATCTGAGGTGTTTACGTTCAACAAATGA
- a CDS encoding arylsulfatase: protein MKRNLFLTIIIPILFSCQNKPQKTGDETTNSQPNIVYILADDLGYGDLGCYGQSRFQTPNLDKMASEGMLFTQHYAGTTVCAPSRSSLMTGQHTGHTPIRGNKEVQPEGQWPIPDGTFTIAEMLKQAGYVTGGFGKWGLGYPGSEGEPNNQGFDEFFGYNCQRLAHNYYPSHLWDNQTKIILEGNRGDKFEDYAAELIHEKALQFIEKNKNKPFFLFYPNVIPHAELLLPEENLAEFRGQFLPEKEFKGAEPGDDDFRNGAYGTQAESHAAFAAMVTLLDQQVGEVLAKLKELGLENNTIVMFSSDNGPHLEGGADPDYFDSNGPLQGYKRDLYEGGIREPMIAWWPGKIEAGTKSGHISAFWDVMPTVADIAEIEVPGNIDGISFLPTLLNQGEQKEHDYLYWEFHEKGGRKAIRKGDWKLVRYDVLHPEKTTTELYDLSTDIGEEHNVADEHPEIVKELLELIKSARTESEVFTFK from the coding sequence ATGAAAAGAAATCTTTTCCTTACCATTATTATTCCAATTCTTTTTTCCTGCCAAAACAAACCACAAAAAACCGGCGATGAAACAACAAATTCCCAACCCAATATCGTCTACATTCTGGCCGATGATTTGGGTTATGGCGATTTGGGTTGTTACGGTCAAAGCCGTTTTCAAACACCCAATCTTGATAAAATGGCGAGCGAGGGAATGTTGTTTACCCAGCATTATGCCGGCACAACTGTCTGTGCCCCTTCACGTTCATCGCTGATGACCGGGCAGCATACCGGGCACACGCCTATCCGGGGGAACAAAGAAGTTCAGCCCGAAGGACAGTGGCCCATTCCTGATGGCACGTTTACTATTGCCGAGATGCTTAAACAGGCCGGTTATGTAACCGGTGGTTTTGGAAAATGGGGCCTTGGTTATCCCGGCTCTGAAGGTGAACCCAACAACCAGGGGTTCGATGAGTTTTTTGGCTACAATTGCCAGAGATTGGCACACAACTATTATCCTTCTCATTTATGGGACAACCAAACCAAAATTATCTTGGAAGGAAACCGGGGGGATAAATTTGAAGATTATGCCGCTGAGCTGATTCACGAAAAAGCTTTGCAGTTTATTGAAAAGAATAAGAACAAGCCATTTTTTCTTTTTTATCCGAATGTAATTCCACATGCCGAGTTATTGTTACCCGAAGAAAACCTGGCTGAGTTTCGGGGGCAGTTTCTTCCTGAAAAAGAGTTTAAAGGTGCAGAGCCCGGAGATGATGATTTTAGAAACGGAGCTTACGGCACACAAGCAGAAAGTCATGCCGCATTTGCCGCCATGGTAACACTTTTAGACCAGCAGGTAGGCGAAGTACTGGCCAAACTAAAAGAACTGGGATTGGAAAATAATACTATCGTAATGTTTAGTTCAGATAACGGGCCTCACCTGGAAGGTGGAGCTGACCCGGATTATTTTGACAGCAACGGTCCGTTACAGGGCTACAAAAGGGATTTGTATGAAGGAGGAATCCGTGAACCGATGATAGCATGGTGGCCGGGAAAAATTGAAGCAGGAACAAAAAGTGGTCACATTTCAGCTTTCTGGGATGTAATGCCAACAGTGGCGGATATCGCGGAAATTGAAGTCCCCGGGAATATTGACGGGATTTCGTTTCTTCCCACCCTGTTAAACCAGGGCGAACAAAAAGAGCACGATTATTTGTACTGGGAGTTTCATGAAAAAGGCGGGAGGAAAGCGATTCGCAAAGGCGACTGGAAACTGGTTCGTTACGATGTACTTCACCCTGAAAAAACAACCACTGAATTGTACGACCTTTCAACAGATATTGGTGAGGAACACAATGTGGCAGATGAACATCCTGAGATTGTAAAAGAACTTCTGGAACTGATAAAATCTGCACGCACTGAATCGGAAGTATTTACTTTTAAATGA